Below is a genomic region from Pseudoruegeria sp. SHC-113.
TCCTGTCCACCGTTGCCACGGGCGTTGACAACGTCAACACCGACCTGTCGGCCTCCTTCACCTCCGGCCAGACCTTCTCCACGCAAGGCGACGGCGTGACCGCCACCGTGATCGACTAAGATTTTCCACGGCGGCTACCCGCCAGGAAACAAAAAGCCGCCCCTCGGGGCGGCTTTTCTTTTGCGCCATTCCAATTGGAAAGTCCGACAGATTGGCAGAAACGCCAAAAATTGGCCGCAATCATGTGGTTAACAAAACATGCTGCCGCAGAGCTCCAGGCCCGGGCGGCTTGTATCTGTTCGCAAGTGGCGTGTTGAGGGAGATAGAAAATGCACCAGAACAAACAGATGAAAGACTTTACGGAAGAGGAAGACGGCGCTGTGAGCGTCGACTGGGTTGTACTGACGGCCGCGCTTGTTGCGATGACGATCGCCATCCTGCCCGCGCTCTATGTTGGCGTCGACAACTCCATGGACGACATGGAAGCCACCTTTGTGAGCGGCGAGACTTTCTCATCGCAGGGCGGCGGTGTCACGGCGACGGTGATCGATTGATCACCGCTTTCCCGCAGATTGTTTTCAATAGTGAGCTAAAAAAGCAAAATCCCTCCGTTTGATCATCTTTTTGCCCAATTCGCCAATTAGTGTCTGAGCAAAGGGGAGCAGTGCGCCGTTCATCCGGCCAGCTGCCGCCAGAAAAACCGGAAGGACAAGTTCATGCGTGCTGTATTTGTACTGGTGTTGATGCTGGGCGTGGGCCTTGCAGGCTTCGCCGTTTACATGGCCAAGGACTACGTGGGCGCCTATGAGCGCGCGTTGCAGGCCGAACGGGCCGTCACCGCTCAGATGGTACCGACCGTCGAGGTCCTCACCCTCAATCGCCCCCTCAAATACGGCGAACGCATCCGCCCGGACGATGTCCAGAAAATCCGCTGGCCGGAAAACGCGATCCCAGAGGGCGCGTTCAAAACAGCCGAGGAGCTGTTCCCGAAAGGCGAAGAAGAGCTGCGTACCGTTCTGCGCGCGATGGAGAAGGATGAGGCCATTCTGGCCGTGAAGGTGACCGAGCCTGGCGAGGATGCTGGCCTGACCTCGCGGCTCGACAAAGGCATGCGCGCTTTCGCAATCAAGGTGGATGTGGCCTCCGGCGTGTCCGGCTTCCTGCGCCCCGGCGACCGCGTCGATGTCTATTGGACGGGTTCCAGCCGCGACAAGGACGTCACCAAGCTGATTGAGGCCGGTGTGGAACTGATCGCCATCGACCAGATCGCCGACGGCGACCGCAACGAGGCCCGCATCGCCCGCACGGTGACGGTTCAGGTCACGCCGCAGCAGGTCGCCTCGCTGGCGCAGGCCCAGTCCACCGGCAATCTCTCGCTCTCTCTCGTGGGCGCCGAGGACGACACGGTCGCCGAGGCCATCGAGGTGGACCAACAACTGCTTCTGGGCATCGAGGACGAAAAAATCGTTGAAAAGCAGCAAGAAAAGGTCTGCACCATCCGCACCCGGCGGGGCAATGAGCTGGTCGAGATCCCGATCCCCTGCACCAACTGACAGAGCACATGGAAGGGCCACAGCACGCTGTGGCCCTTTTCACATTTTGCGATGTGTTGCCACATATCCACATCAGAACAGGGCCGCAACACATTGATTCTTGCAAAAAAACCACATGGCATGCATGGTTGACAGGAAATGGGCGCAAGACCCGGAACACATGTGATCATAGAGGCAGGGTCACTCGATGCTTAAGAATTGGATTTCGGCGGCCCTTTGCGGTGCCGCTCTCTTCGTCGCAAGCGTGCCAACCGGGGCGCATGCCGAAACCCTTCGCGTTTTGCGTGGCTCCGTCACCAGCGCCCTGGCCGTTCCGATGAACCGGGCCGTGGTCGTTGAAAGCGATGTCCCCTTCGCGGAGCTCTCCATCGCCAACCCGACGATCGCGGATCTTTCCACGCTGTCGGATCGCACGATCTACGTGCTGGGCAAAGTGCCGGGCCGCACGACGCTGACATTGCTCGGCGTGGACGGCGGGCTGATCGCCAATGTCGAAGTGCAGGTCACGCCGGATGTGGCGGAGTTCAAGGAACGCCTGCGCCAGATCCTCCCCGGTGAGAAAATCGAAGTGCGCACCGCCAATGACGGCATCGTGCTGTCGGGCACGGTGTCCAGCGCCGCGAAGCTCGACCGTGCCCTTGATCTCGCCGAACGCTACGCGCCGGAGCGTGTGTCCAACCTCATGGTCGTCGGCGGCACCCAGCAGGTGATGCTGAAAGTCCGTTTTGCCGAGATGCAGCGCTCGGTGGCCAAGAGCCTGAACCTCAGCGCCGCCGCCTCCGGCACGCTTTTCTCCGGCGACGCCACCGTTGACGCTGGGAACAATGCTTTCAGCGACGGCGGCCCTTTCAACGGCAACCCCGTCACCTCTCCCAACGAGGCGCAGGGCCGGTTGCAGCTTGGCTTCAACGCGGGCAGCGTTGAGTTTGCCGTGCTTCTGGAAGCCCTTGAATCCAAAGGCGTTGTCCGCACGCTCGCGGAGCCCAACCTCACCGCTCTCTCCGGGCAGGAGGCGAAGTTCCTTGCTGGTGGCGAATACCCGGTCCCGGTCGCGCAGGACAACGGCACCACCTCGGTGGAATTCAAACCCTTCGGCGTGGAGCTCAACTTTACCCCCCGCGTGGTGGACGGCGATCTGATCAACCTCTCCATGGTGGCGGCCGTCAGCTCGCTTGATCCGACCAGCGGCATCGTGGCCGATGGCTTCCAGGTCAACGCCTTCAAGCGCCGCGAAACCTCCACCACAGTGGAAATGCGCGACGGCGAGAGCTTTGCCATCGCCGGCCTGCTGCTGGACGATTTCCAGGACAACGTGGCGCAAGTGCCGTGGATCGGGGATATCCCGGTGCTGGGCACGCTGTTCCGCTCCACCGATTTCCAGCGCGACCAGAGCGAGCTTGTGATCATCATCACCCCGCATCTCGTGACGCCGACCCGTGGCGAAGCGCTGGCCCTGCCGACGGACCGCATCAAACCGCCGTCCGAGGCCGATCTCTTCCTGCGCGGCAAGCTCGTGGGCAACGCCAAGATCTCCGGCGCGGCCGGGGAAGTGGCGCGGCAGGATTTCAGCGGGTCCTATGGCTACGTGATGGAGTAAGCACATGAAACAGCCCCTCATTGCCCTCCTCGCCATTGCTGGCATCGCCACGCTCTCGGCCTGTTCCAACAGCGATTTCTACGGCGAAGCCGGCCAGTCCATCGATGAAGGCGGCTTCGGCAACCCGACGATGAACAACGTTCAGCTGCAGACCGGCCAGAAGAGCTACACCGAAAGCCTCGCGCGCCGCTTTGCCGATGAAGTGCCCTCCACGGTGAACTTCGCCTTCGACAGCGCCGTGCTGGATCAGAGCGCCCAACTCACCCTGCGCAAGCAGGCCGACTGGATCCGCCAGTTCCCCGAAGTCCGCTTCCGGGTCTATGGCCACACCGACGCGGTTGGCTCCTCGGGCTACAACAAGAGCCTTGGCAAACGCCGTGCCGATGCGGTGGTGAAGTACCTCGGCAGCCTTGGCATCTCCACCTCGCGCCTTGAAGCCGTTGTTTCCTTTGGCGAAACCCAGCCTCTGATCGTTTCTGAGGGTCGCGAACGCCGCAACCGGCGCACGGTGACTGAGGTTTCGGGCTTCGTGGATCGCCACCCCAGCGTGCTCAACGGCAAATACGCCGAAGTCGTCTGGCGGGAGTATGTCCAGAGCGCGACGGAGCTTTCCACGTCTGCGGAGACCAAGGAATAAACCCGATATCGGCAAGGGTCTGAACCCAAATGCCACAAAAGGCCGCCTCCGGAAACGGTGGCGGCCTTTTTGCAGGATCGTCTTAAGATACCGAATAATTACGGTCTTTTGGCCGCAATCTTGCCCAAGTTGTTCACCATCTTCCTTGACTGAAGAGTAAAGCGGTTCATTGCGAGTCGCGGCTCATAGGCCGCACGTGGGGTGCGGTTGGTTTTTGAGTTACGGAAGGACGTGAGGATATGAGCAGTGGTGCGACAATGCTGAAGCCTGAGCCGGCACCGCTCCTGGCGTGCACGATTTCCCGTGATGTGCAGAACTTTGATCTGCTGATCGAGGATATGGAAACCGAACTAGGCGAAAGCTGGGGCGATCTCGGGTTCGAGGATGCCGCTGTCTTCCTGAAACAGGATGACGCGCTGACGTTGGAATTCGTGGCCATCGCGGTGGATGAGGAAGACGAGGCCGAGATCGATCTCGTTGGCCGCCTCGTGACAACGGCGAAGGAGCGCGGCATCCGCGTGATCCTGATCGCCGACAACGTGAGCCCCAACACGCTACACCGCCTGATGCGGATGGGCGCGCAGGATTTCATCCCCTACCCGCTGCCCGAGAACGAGCTGCACGATGCCATCGAGCGCATTCGCCGCGTCGGTGCCGAACCCGCCGCTCCGTCCGAGGACGCGCCCACCACCAAGCGCAAGGCACGCGGGGACCGCAGCGCGGTGATCCTGCCCGTGCACGGCATGGCAGGGGGCACCGGGGCTTCTACCCTCGCGGTGAACCTCGCCTGGGAGCTGGCCACGATCGACAAGAAAGATCCGCCGCGCGTCTGCCTGCTGGATTTCGACCTGCAGTTCGGCAGCATCTCCACCTTCCTAGATCTGCCCCGCCGCGAGATCGTCTATGAGCTCCTGAGCGCAACCGAAAACATGGACGCCGACAGCTTCATGCAGGCGCTGCTGACTTATAACGACAAGCTGCATGTGCTCACCGCGCCGCCGGAAATGCTGCCGCTGGACATTCTCGGCCCCGAGGACGTGGACGCGATCATCGAGATCGCGCGCACCAATTTCGACTACGTCGTGATCGACATGCCCTCCACGCTGATCAGCTGGACAGAGGCGGTTCTGGCACAGGCGCATATCTATTTCGCGACGCTGGAGCTCGATATGCGCTCGGCCCAGAACACACTGCGCATGATCAAGGCCCTGAAGGCCGAACAGCTTCCGGTGGAGAAACTGCGCTACGTGCTGAACCGTGGCCCGAAGTTCACCGATCTTTCCGGCAAGAGCCGCGTGAAGCGCATGGCCGAGAGCCTCGACATCAAGCTCGAACTGCTGCTGCCCGATGGGGCGAAACAGGTCAGCCAATCCGAGGATCACGGCATGCCGCTGGCCGAAGGCGCGGCCAAGAACCCGCTGCGGAAGGAAATCGCCAAGCTCGCGCAGTCCATCCATGAACGCAATCTCTCCTCTGCCGAAACGGCCTGAGTAAAGGAGGCGCCCTGTGTTTTCCCGTTATAACAAATCCGCAAAACCCGCCGCCAAGGGCAAACCGGCCGAGAAGCCGGCAGAGCTTGCCGCCGTTCCGAGCAGTGAGCCCGCCCCCGCCCGCCTGCGCAAGGACGTGAAGGCGGCCGCGCGCGTGGCCCCGGACGACAAGGAAAAGAAACGCAAGGAACGCCTTGGGGAGATCAAGGTCGAGCTGCACAAGCGCCTGCTCGACAACCTGAACCTCTCCGCGTTGGAAACTGCTTCCGAATCCGATCTGCGCGCCGAGATCATCGACATCGCGTCGGAATCGCTCAACGAGATGGCCGTGGTGCTGAACCGCGAAGAGCGCAACCAGCTGAACCAGGAGCTGTTTGACGAGGTCACCGGCCTCGGCCCGCTGGAGCCGCTGCTGAAAGACGAGACCGTGAGCGATATCCTCGTGAACGGCCCGCAACAGATCTTCGTGGAGCGTTCGGGCAAGCTGCAGCTCTCCGACATCACCTTCAAGGACGAACGCCACCTGCTGCGGATCATCGACAAGATCGTGTCAGCCGTGGGCCGCCGTGTTGATGAATCCAACCCCTATGTGGACGCCCGTCTTGCCGATGGCTCCCGTTTCAACGCGATGGTCCCGCCGATCGCGGTGGACGGCTCGCTGGTGTCCATTCGGAAGTTCAAGAAAGACAAGCTGGGCATCGACGATCTGGTGCAATTCGGCGCCTTCACGGAAGAAATGGCAGCCTATCTGCAAGCCGCCGTGGCCACCCGCCTGAACGTGATCGTCTCCGGCGGTACCGGTTCGGGGAAAACCACCACGCTCAACGCGCTGTCGAGCTTCATCGACGACAGCGAGCGGATCCTCACCATCGAGGATACGGCCGAGCTTCAGCTGCAACAGACCCATGTGGGCCGGATGGAGAGCCGTCCGCCCAACGTGGAAGGCAAGGGTGCCGTCACCCCGCGCGACTGTCTGAAGAACGCGCTGCGGATGCGCCCGGACCGCATCATCGTGGGCGAGACCCGCGGCGAGGAAGTGATCGACATGCTGCAGGCCATGAACACCGGCCACGACGGCTCCATGACGACGATCCACGCCAACTCCGCCCGCGACGGCGTGAGCCGGCTTGAGAACATGATCGCCATGGCCGGGATCGAAATGCCGATCAAGGCGGTGCGCAGCCAGATTTCCTCGGCTGTGAACCTCATCGTGCAGGCCAGCCGCCTGCAGGACGGCTCCCGCCGTATGACGTCGATCACCGAAATCACCGGCATGGAAGGCGACGTGATCTCCATGCAGGAGGTCTTCCGCTACCAGCGCGTGGGCCTCACCCCCGACAACAAGATCATCGGGCATTTCACCGCCACCGGCGTGCGCTCCCACTTCTCCGAGCGCTTCCGCATGTGGGGCTATGACCTGCCCGCCTCGATCTTCGAGCCCATGGCCGCGGAGTAACGATCATGCCCATCAACATGGAACTCATCATCTACGGCGTGATCTTCGTGGCGGTGCTGCTGCTTGTTGAAGGCATCTACCTGACGGTCTTCGGCAAATCGATCAGCCTGAACAGCCGCGTGAACCGCCGCCTTGAGATGCTCGAAAAAGGCATCGGGCGCGAACAGGTTCTGGAACAGCTCCGCAAGGAGATGGGCCAGCACATGCGCTCCAAATCCTTCCCGCTCTACTCGATCCTCGCCGAGAAGGCGCAGAAGGCCAACATCGCCTTCTCGCCCACGCAGATCATCATGGTGATGATGCTTCTTTCGGTGGTGGCCTTCTTCGGCCTCACCATCGGCACCAGCGCCGGGCTGCCCGTGCGCCTGCTCGTGGCGCTGATGATGGGCGTGGGCGGCGTCTACTTCTGGATCAACGGCAAGGCCAAGAAGCGCCTTGGCCTGATCGAAGAACAACTGCCCGATGCGGTGGACCTCATGGTGCGCTCGCTGCGCGTGGGGCACCCGTTTTCCTCCGCGATCCAGATCGTGGCGCGCGAAGTGCCCGATCCGCTGGGCTCGGAAATGGGGGTGATCGCCGACGAGGCCGCCTATGGCCGCGACATGGGCGAAGCCCTGAAATCCATGGCCGAACGGCTCGATATGCAGGACATGCGTTTCCTCGCCGTGGCCGTTGCGATCCAGCAGCAATCCGGTGGTAACCTGGCCGAGATCCTTGCAGGCCTCTCGCAGGTGATCCGTGCCCGCTTCCGCCTGTTCCGCCGCGTGAAAGCCATCACGGCTGAGGCGAAATGGTCCGGCATGTTCCTGTCGGGCTTCCCCTTCGGCGCGCTGATCATGATCAACGTGATCCAGCCGAACTATTACGACGACGTGAAGGAAACCTCCGTCTTCATCCCCGCGTGCCTTGTGGTTGCCGGCTTCCTCTTTGCCAACGTGATCGTCATGCGCCGCCTCGTGAACATCAAGGTGTAGGAGGCCCAGATGGATTACCTGAACACATTCAATGCCATGCTGAAGGAAAACTTCGGCGATCTGGGCCCCTTCGTCATCGTCGGCGTGCTTGGCATCCTGCTGATCGCGCTCACCCTGCCCTTCCTGCTGAACCGCAAGGAAGATCCGCTGGACAAGCTGAAGAAGGCGCAGAAGCAAGGCGGCACCGGCGCGGAGAAAACCGCGTTACGCTTCGAGACGAAGAACGACAAGCTCGAAAAATACGCCAACTTCCTTGAACCGCAGGACGAAGAAGAACTGTCTGCCGCGCGGCTGCAACTGCTGCGCGCCGGTTACCGTACCAAGGGCGCAGTGCGGATGTTCCACTTTGCCCAGTTTGCCCTTGGCCTTGGCCTGCTGGGCGCGGGCGCGATCTTCGCCGTCATCCAGAGCCAGACAAACCCCGACGTGGGCATGCAGAAGATGCTCATGACGGTGCTGATCCCCGGCGTTGTCGGCTACTACTTGCCGCGCTACTGGGTAAACAAGCGGGTGCAGGAGCGCCAGGAACAGATGGTTAACGGCTTCCCGGACGCGCTCGACATGATGCTCGTCTGCGTGGAAGCGGGCCAGTCGATGGACCAGGCGATCATCCGCGTCAGCCGCGAGCTGCAGGCCGGTTTCCCGGCGCTGGCCGAGGAATTCGCCACCGTCGCTTACGAGCTGAAAGCGGGCAAGGATCGCCCCACCGTGCTGAAGGACATGTCCGAACGCGCCGGGGCAGCAGACATCGCGAGCTTCGTGACGGTGCTGATCCAATCGGCGAGCTTCGGCACCTCGGTGGCGGATGCGCTGCGGGTGTTTGCCGGGGAAATGCGGGACAAACGCGTGATGCGGGCCGAGGAAAAGGCCAACACGCTGCCCACGAAGATGACGCTGGCAACTATGATGTTGACCGTGCCGCCGCTGCTGATCATCCTGATCGGGCCGTCGGTCTACGGGATTGCCACCCTGCTCGGCGGAGGCGCTGCAACGAGCATCGGGAACTGATCCAAGGTGACAGTCAAACAACTGCTGATTCCGATCCTTCTGGGATCGCTCGCCGCCTGTAACACCACAGGCGGCGAGCCGCTTTCCGAGGCCAGCCCCTACGCCCCCAGTGTGGACCGCAGCGCGGACTCGGTGGATGGGCTGATCGTGGGGCACCGGCTGATGGAGGCCGGTGAATATGAGCTTGCGCTGAAATCCTACTATCGCGCCGCCGCCGATACGGGCGTCACACCCGATCTTCTCTCGGCCCTTGGCTCGGCCAACCTGCGGCTCGGGCGGCTCGGACAGGCCGAAGGGCTGCTCCGGCAATCGGTTGAGATGAACCCCGACTTCGTCCCGGCCTGGAACAATCTCGGCGTGCTCCTCATGGAGAAGGGCGAATACGGAGAGGCGAAAGAGGTGTTTCGCCGGGCCTATGCGCTGGATAGTGGCGAAAGTGACGCCATCCGCGAGAATTTTAGAATTTCTGCTGAAAAGGTGAACGAACCCGGCTATGGTGCCGAGAATAATAACGAATTCGCGTTGGTAAGGCGGGGTAGCAACGAATACCTGATCCTCCACGCACCCTGAGGAAACGAGCAGTAAGGGACGCAGGAATATGCGCCACAGGTTTCTTGTATCGCTGTGCCTTGTCAGCAGCGTCGCCCTCGCGGCATGTGACAAGAACGTAAACGCCGACGCCGAGGTCGAGCGCGCCGTGAAGGATCTGAACGTCATCGACGAGACGAACCTGAACGACATCATGCTCACCGTGGCGGACCCGGACGAATCGATCCAATACTTCAAGAAAGCCACGCTGGCAGACCCGGACCGGCTGGATCTGCAGCGCGGGCTGGCGATGTCCTACATCCGCGCCAAGAAGCCGCGTGAAGGTGTGACGGCCTGGCAGAAGGTCGTCGCCCACCCGGACTCCACCAGCAACGACAAGGTTGAACTGGCCGGGGCCCAGATCCGCAACAGCGATTGGAAAGGGGCCGAGGCGACGCTCAACAGCGTGCCCCCCACGGTAGAGACCTACACCCGCTATCGGCTTGAGGCCATGGTGGCGGATTCCAAGCAACAGTGGAAGAAGGCCGACAGCTTCTATGAAACCGCACTCGGGCTCACGACAACACCCGCAGGTGTGCTCAACAACTGGGGCTATTCCAAGCTAACCCGCGGCGATTTCGTCGGCGCCGAGAAGCTTTTCGCCGATGCCATCGGCTATGATCCCAAGCTCTTCACTGCCAAGAACAACCTCGTTCTGGCCCGTGGCGCCCAGCGCAAATACGATCTGCCGATCCTCAATGTCACGCAGGACGAGCAGGCCGAACTGCTCTACACGCTCGCGCTTTCGGCGATCAAACAGGGCGATGTGAAAACCGGTCAAGGCCTTCTGAAAGAGGCCATCGAGGTCCATCCGCAGCATTTCGAGGCCGCCTCGCGCGCGCTGAAGGCGCTGGAAACGGGCTGAGCCGATGCTTGAGATCAGCAGCTTTTCCGCCTGGTGCTTCCTGCCGCTCGCTACGCCCATCGGCGTTTGGGTGGCCTATAACGACATGAAATTCATGAAGATTCCCAACATCTCCGTGATGGCTTTGTTGGCTGTCTTCATGGTGGTCGGGCTCATTGCCCTGCCCTTCGATCAATACCTCACACGGCTGCTGCAAGGCGTTGTCGTGCTGATCGCGGGTTTCATCATCAGCACGCTGGGGCTGGTTGGCGCAGGCGATGCAAAATTCGCCGCTGTCATGGCCCCCTTCGTGGCGCTTGGGGACGTCACGCGCTTCATGATCCTCTTCGCCATGGTGCTGCTGGCAGCCTTCGCCACGCATCGTACCCTGCGCTCCATGAGCGCGGTGCGGCGGCTGGCCGACGGCTGGGCCAGCTGGGAAACCCGCGATTTCCCCATGGGCCTCGCCCTTGGCGCGTCGCTGATTTTCTACCTGCTCCTCGGAGCCCTCTACGGCGCGTAAACAGCGCCGTTTTCCCCTGCTTCTGCCCGAATTTCGACAGGTTTGGCTGATCTAGTGCCGTCAAAGCACCGGGTGTCTGCACGCGCCCGCACAAGAGATGAGGGCACGAGATGAACATGCAAACCGGCGCCGTGATGGCCCCCCCGGCCCCGCGCTCCCTCGCGGAGATGCAGCTTCCCATCGTGATGATGCGGGACATCCTGCTGAAAACGATCTTCCGCAAGAACGTGGATGTGGCGACAGAAATCGCCCGCGCCGTCTGCCTGCCGATCCCGGTGACGCAAGAGCTGATCGACATGGCGCGCGACCAGCGTCTGCTGGAGGCCACTGGCACGCTGCACGCAAACTCCGGCAATGAAATGGGCTTCCAGCTCACCGATGCAGGCAAGGCCCGCGCGCTGGACGCACTTGCACAAAGCGAATATTACGGCGCGATGCCGGTGCCGCTGGATGTCTACCGCGAGCAGGTCAAGCGGCAGTCCATCCGCAACATCCAGATCACCCGCGATCAGCTCACCGGTGCGATGGGCCACCTGATCCTGCCTGACAATCTGCTCGGCCAGCTCGGCCCGGCCGTCAGCTCTGGCCGTTCGATCCTGATGTATGGCCCGCCGGGCAACGGTAAATCCTCGATTTCAAACGGGATTCGCGATGCGCTTGGCGATAAGATCTACGTGCCGCGCGCCATCGAATACTCCGGTCAGGTGATCACGGTTTACGATCCCATTGTGCACTCCGCTGCCGAAGAACAGGTGGATGATCCAAACTCCCTGCGCCGCACCTCCGGCCGCTATGACACGCGCTACGTGCGCTGCGAACGACCCACGGTGATCACCGGGGGTGAACTTTCACTTTCCATGCTTGATCTCGTCTACAACCCTGTCGCCCGCACCTATCAGGCCCCGCTCCAGCTGAAATCCACCGGCGGCGTCTTTATCGTGGATGACCTTGGCCGCCAGGCCGAGCCGCCGCAATCGCTGGTGAACCGCTGGATCGTGCCGCTGGAGGAAAGCAAGGACATCCTCGCGCTGCAGTCGGGCGAGAAGTTCGAGGTGCCGTTTGACACGCTGGTGATCTTCTCCACCAACTTCCACCCCAACGAGATCTTCGACAAGGCCGCGCTGCGCCGGATCTTCTTCAAGATCAAGATCGACGGCCCCTGTCAGGAGGATTTCCTCAAGATCTTCGCGCTGGTGGCCCGCAAAAAGAAGATGCCGCTCAACGAGAAGGCGCTCGTGCACCTACTGCAGAAGCGCTACCCCGAGATCGACAACGTTTACGCCAACTACCAGCCGGTGTTTCTGATCGACCAGATGATCGCCATCTGCGAGTTCGAAGGTATCCCCTACCAGATGACGCCCGAGTTGATCGACCGCGCCTGGGCCAACATGTTCGTCAAGGACGAGGTGATCGTGAAGTAAGGGGCTCTTCCCTTTTCGCCGCGCCCGCCTATCTTGGCGGCCATGCGCGATTTGCCCCCTGTGTTCGAAAGCTGGTTTGCCAGCCTTGGCTGGGCCCTGCACCCGCATCAATCCGCGATGCTGGCGCAGGCTCAGGCCCCCTGCCAGCTGCTGATCTCGCCCACGGGCGGCGGCAAGACGCTTGCAGGATTTCTACCTACGCTGATCGAATTGGGCGAGAAACCCGCCCCCGGCTTGCACACTCTCTACATTTCGCCGCTCAAGGCGCTTGCGGCGGACATCAAGCGCAACCTGCGCACGCCTGTGGAAGAGATGGGCCTGCCGATCCGCATCGAGGATCGCACCGGCGACACCTCGCAGACCCAACGCAAGCGGCAGCGGGCCGATCCGCCGCACATCCTGCTCACCACGCCCGAAAGCCTCGCGCTGTTGCTCTCCTACGAGGAGTGTGCGCGCACTTTCGCCGGTTTGCAGCGGGTGGTGGTGGATGAGATCCACGCGCTGGCGGAAAGCAAACGCGGCGATCAGCTGATGCTGGGCCTGTCCCGCCTGCAGGCGCTCTGCCCCGGTCTGCGCCGCGTCGGGCTCTCGGCCACGGTGGAGGATCCGCAGGCCATCGCCACCTATCTGGCGCGCAACCCGGACCCTTGCGCCATCCTCAACGCCGATCCCGGCCCAGAGCCGGATATCGCCATGCTGGAAACCGCCGAGGCCCCACCCTGGGCCGGTGGCGGCGCGGCCCATTCCATTCCGGCGGTT
It encodes:
- the cpaB gene encoding Flp pilus assembly protein CpaB — protein: MRAVFVLVLMLGVGLAGFAVYMAKDYVGAYERALQAERAVTAQMVPTVEVLTLNRPLKYGERIRPDDVQKIRWPENAIPEGAFKTAEELFPKGEEELRTVLRAMEKDEAILAVKVTEPGEDAGLTSRLDKGMRAFAIKVDVASGVSGFLRPGDRVDVYWTGSSRDKDVTKLIEAGVELIAIDQIADGDRNEARIARTVTVQVTPQQVASLAQAQSTGNLSLSLVGAEDDTVAEAIEVDQQLLLGIEDEKIVEKQQEKVCTIRTRRGNELVEIPIPCTN
- a CDS encoding OmpA family protein, translated to MKQPLIALLAIAGIATLSACSNSDFYGEAGQSIDEGGFGNPTMNNVQLQTGQKSYTESLARRFADEVPSTVNFAFDSAVLDQSAQLTLRKQADWIRQFPEVRFRVYGHTDAVGSSGYNKSLGKRRADAVVKYLGSLGISTSRLEAVVSFGETQPLIVSEGRERRNRRTVTEVSGFVDRHPSVLNGKYAEVVWREYVQSATELSTSAETKE
- a CDS encoding type II and III secretion system protein family protein, producing the protein MLKNWISAALCGAALFVASVPTGAHAETLRVLRGSVTSALAVPMNRAVVVESDVPFAELSIANPTIADLSTLSDRTIYVLGKVPGRTTLTLLGVDGGLIANVEVQVTPDVAEFKERLRQILPGEKIEVRTANDGIVLSGTVSSAAKLDRALDLAERYAPERVSNLMVVGGTQQVMLKVRFAEMQRSVAKSLNLSAAASGTLFSGDATVDAGNNAFSDGGPFNGNPVTSPNEAQGRLQLGFNAGSVEFAVLLEALESKGVVRTLAEPNLTALSGQEAKFLAGGEYPVPVAQDNGTTSVEFKPFGVELNFTPRVVDGDLINLSMVAAVSSLDPTSGIVADGFQVNAFKRRETSTTVEMRDGESFAIAGLLLDDFQDNVAQVPWIGDIPVLGTLFRSTDFQRDQSELVIIITPHLVTPTRGEALALPTDRIKPPSEADLFLRGKLVGNAKISGAAGEVARQDFSGSYGYVME
- a CDS encoding tetratricopeptide repeat protein, with the protein product MTVKQLLIPILLGSLAACNTTGGEPLSEASPYAPSVDRSADSVDGLIVGHRLMEAGEYELALKSYYRAAADTGVTPDLLSALGSANLRLGRLGQAEGLLRQSVEMNPDFVPAWNNLGVLLMEKGEYGEAKEVFRRAYALDSGESDAIRENFRISAEKVNEPGYGAENNNEFALVRRGSNEYLILHAP
- a CDS encoding CpaF family protein, which encodes MFSRYNKSAKPAAKGKPAEKPAELAAVPSSEPAPARLRKDVKAAARVAPDDKEKKRKERLGEIKVELHKRLLDNLNLSALETASESDLRAEIIDIASESLNEMAVVLNREERNQLNQELFDEVTGLGPLEPLLKDETVSDILVNGPQQIFVERSGKLQLSDITFKDERHLLRIIDKIVSAVGRRVDESNPYVDARLADGSRFNAMVPPIAVDGSLVSIRKFKKDKLGIDDLVQFGAFTEEMAAYLQAAVATRLNVIVSGGTGSGKTTTLNALSSFIDDSERILTIEDTAELQLQQTHVGRMESRPPNVEGKGAVTPRDCLKNALRMRPDRIIVGETRGEEVIDMLQAMNTGHDGSMTTIHANSARDGVSRLENMIAMAGIEMPIKAVRSQISSAVNLIVQASRLQDGSRRMTSITEITGMEGDVISMQEVFRYQRVGLTPDNKIIGHFTATGVRSHFSERFRMWGYDLPASIFEPMAAE
- a CDS encoding type II secretion system F family protein, yielding MPINMELIIYGVIFVAVLLLVEGIYLTVFGKSISLNSRVNRRLEMLEKGIGREQVLEQLRKEMGQHMRSKSFPLYSILAEKAQKANIAFSPTQIIMVMMLLSVVAFFGLTIGTSAGLPVRLLVALMMGVGGVYFWINGKAKKRLGLIEEQLPDAVDLMVRSLRVGHPFSSAIQIVAREVPDPLGSEMGVIADEAAYGRDMGEALKSMAERLDMQDMRFLAVAVAIQQQSGGNLAEILAGLSQVIRARFRLFRRVKAITAEAKWSGMFLSGFPFGALIMINVIQPNYYDDVKETSVFIPACLVVAGFLFANVIVMRRLVNIKV
- a CDS encoding CpaE family protein, with the translated sequence MSSGATMLKPEPAPLLACTISRDVQNFDLLIEDMETELGESWGDLGFEDAAVFLKQDDALTLEFVAIAVDEEDEAEIDLVGRLVTTAKERGIRVILIADNVSPNTLHRLMRMGAQDFIPYPLPENELHDAIERIRRVGAEPAAPSEDAPTTKRKARGDRSAVILPVHGMAGGTGASTLAVNLAWELATIDKKDPPRVCLLDFDLQFGSISTFLDLPRREIVYELLSATENMDADSFMQALLTYNDKLHVLTAPPEMLPLDILGPEDVDAIIEIARTNFDYVVIDMPSTLISWTEAVLAQAHIYFATLELDMRSAQNTLRMIKALKAEQLPVEKLRYVLNRGPKFTDLSGKSRVKRMAESLDIKLELLLPDGAKQVSQSEDHGMPLAEGAAKNPLRKEIAKLAQSIHERNLSSAETA
- a CDS encoding type II secretion system F family protein, with product MDYLNTFNAMLKENFGDLGPFVIVGVLGILLIALTLPFLLNRKEDPLDKLKKAQKQGGTGAEKTALRFETKNDKLEKYANFLEPQDEEELSAARLQLLRAGYRTKGAVRMFHFAQFALGLGLLGAGAIFAVIQSQTNPDVGMQKMLMTVLIPGVVGYYLPRYWVNKRVQERQEQMVNGFPDALDMMLVCVEAGQSMDQAIIRVSRELQAGFPALAEEFATVAYELKAGKDRPTVLKDMSERAGAADIASFVTVLIQSASFGTSVADALRVFAGEMRDKRVMRAEEKANTLPTKMTLATMMLTVPPLLIILIGPSVYGIATLLGGGAATSIGN